The genomic stretch aaaatcacaACTAACAACCCACACTAATTTGTTACAACAGTAAACCACAGAAACAGTAAAACTACTAACAATATGTCTAAAATTCAATCACACCCTCTAATTGTTTACTTAAATCCAACCAAAATAATGAGTTTGTTTGCATGTTTGTTCTTTCAGGAAGGTCGAACGATCGTGGAGAACAAGACGGCAGATATTATTCAAGAAACTCGCAAATTGCAAATGAAGCGACAAGGAAACAATTCCGAGTCACAATATCAAGCTCCTTATGCAAACAATTCATGGCAACAACCTCAGCATCACATGCAAATGCAACCAACACAGCCTCAGAATCAAACCAACCATGAAACTCAACTCAGGGCATCTCGCGACGTAAGGTGGCAACCTTGTTATTGTTTGTGTATAACTTATTATTAAGCCCCGCGCTCACTTTCCAAAAACTTTAATCAAGCCcctttgttgttgttttttttttttcctggTTTTTTGCTTCTAAAAGCTCCACCACCCATTTTCCTTTTAATAACTTAAACATAGTACAAAAGATGAATCCAAACAAGAACAAGACTTGATCTTATTTCTTCACAATACGAAATCATACATGGGAAAGCATATGTTAAACCTGCTACAATGGTGAGAGAGGACAGTTTCATATAAGTTTGAGTTCATTTATCATCAATGCATTAGTACAGTATAGTTCGCTAGTGTTTCACTCTAAACTCTTTTTATCTTAAAATTATCAGTAGAAATGCACCCTCTCTTGTGTCTGGACACAGGTTGCAATGGCGACAGCTGCTAAAGCAAAACTATTACTTCGGGAGCTGAAAACGATCAAGGCAGATCTAGCTTTTGCAAAGGAACGATGTTCTcaacttgaagaagaaaataaaatCCTCCGGGAGAACCGTGAGAAAGGAGACCACCGTGCAGATGATGACTTGGTATTCAAACTCGACCATTCTTCTTCTGTTAAGATTAAGCTAGAAAACTGACTACACACAGTTTCTGTTCAGTTTCTAGTTGCATAAAATGAAATTTTTGTTTGATTCTCTATATAAACTCTTTCTTATACTTGTTATAAATTTTACATAgccatatatgtttatgttttctttatctAATGATTTCAGATCCGCCTTCAACTGGAGACACTATTGGCTGAGAAAGCTCGTTTGGCTAATGAAAATTCGACATACGCTCGTGAAAACCGCTTCCTAAGAGAAATTGTTGAATACCACCAGTTGACAATGCAGGACGTTGTGTATCTGGATGAGGGCAGCGAAGAAGTTACAGAAGTTTACCCAATTGCCGGTTCCTCTGGAGTGTCAAAAATGCTTTCCATATCCCCCAGATCATCTACATCAGACTCATTAGTTCCTGAGGAAGATTCCCCCACTGAGGATCCTCAAGAGACTAAGGAGATCTTTCCCCTTAACAAACAGAGTAAAGAAGCGCAGGATGTTTTAGGAGACAATGAGCCACCAACTTCAGACTTGTTAGTTCCGGTGAAAGAAGAACCTACTAAGAGGCCATCTGAATCTTCTAACTGAATGGTGTTTCCGTTTTGATTTTCATCCCAAGTTTGTGCAGCATTGGTtgattatgattttttattttttgttttattttcccTGCATTTGGGGAGGGTAGGAATGGTTTTGCCGTCAGTTATTTTATGTGTGTAACAATTCTTTTTCATGGTTTGTTTAGTCTGGTTCAGTGTACGATGAATCTGAAGCATATATTTGTCAGTGCTTTCCTTGTTCATGAGTTCATAGTACTTGTACGTTGAAGAGTTTGCAATTTTATAGAAAGAAATCAGAGTAAGAACTTTGAGTAGATTACTCTTGAACTGCGCATGCCATTTCAAATTATTTTCCTTGGGTAAAAAAACGCAATTTTCATATAACCTTTTTGGTTCACCCCCATAATTTGTTCGCATAATATTACTCCTGACATCCAACATCAAATAAGCATTCTAACCGTAATCTTCATAGATTTGATGGCAATAATATGAAATATTTCAAAGTTTTCACTCTAGTTCCCCTAATTAGCACTAGCAAGTAAACTTTCACTTGAATGCGAAATGAATAAGTTTGAGTTTGAATAAGGCATGTTTCCATTCACTTATTTTCGTTTCTAAGCTTAACCCTAAAACTAGAGGGCATGAAAAGTTTGGAGAGAAAAAtgaaaagatgaaaaaaaaaagtatgtttGATTAGAAAGAAGATAGTAGAAGAGAAGAAATAGATGGATAAAAAGTAAGTGGACCCCACCAAAAATTGAGTAGAAATTTTTTAGAGATTATATTAGGAAAACTTGATGTTTTATGCATCATAAGATGCCCTATCTTTTTGGTATGCCAACTTTAAAGAATATGACATAAGTATGACTTTTTTGAATAATTAGACAAGATTGCACTTTCGCTCCCTCTCCTTCaacttctctctctttctctataaCCACGGCACCGCCACCACCTTCCCACGGTGGCAGTGCACACGACCTCTCCACGCCGCCACTTTCATCGACGCTTCCACCTCCCACCACCATTGAAGTTGCCACCTCCTACCACCATTAAAGTtctttcatcaattttttttatcaagtttAATAATGAGAAATTCAATCAAAAATTTAAATCGAAGGAAAGATTCACCTAAGACACTAATTTGTGGATTTTGAACatttatgtataatattttttattttgtttgcattttttttagatctaaaaCTTAAAATTTCGCAGGAAAAAGATGTTTAACTATGCAATTGCGATGGAGCCTTAAAAACATGGTTTTAGGTCAAAACGATGTCTTACGATCCATTAACAGTGAAGTAACAATGTGTTTGCGATTGTGGCTTCCTAACGATGCATTAATGGTGCATTAACGATGTGTTTGCGATGGTGGCTTGAAAACATGTTTTTAGGCCAAACAATGTATAACGATGTATTAACGATGCAGTAACGATGCATTTACGATTGTGTCTTGAAAACATTATTTttaggccaaaacgatgcttAACGATGCATTAACGATGGGTTTGTGATGGTGGCTTCTTAACGATGCATTAACGATTTTTTTGCGATGCTggcttgaaaacatatttttaagCCAAACAATGTTGAACGATGCATTAACAATGCGATAACGATTCATTTGCGATGGTGACTTGAAAACATGGATTTTAGGCCAAAACGATGTCTAACGATGCAGTAACGATGTGTTTGCGATGGTGGCTTCCTAACGATGCATTTGTGATGATGGCTTGGAAACATGTTTTTAGGCCAACACAATGTCTAACGATGCGGTAACTGTAACACCTTGCGTTTCGAGCACCTACTAGCAATTAGGAACGGGGTGATGAGATATATGTAggtattattataaaaaaataatatattcttGAGAAGCAAATTTCATGTTTCAAATGTTAGCCTAAGTGTGTAATGTGCGGTTTGGTGACAAACCGAGCAATTAGGTCCCGGACCGAAATTAAAAACCCTAACTAGGTAAATTCTCGAATAATTGTTATTTGAGAAGCATAATTATGGAAAAGTAATATTAGGCATTTAATTATTggattaaattatattatataatttttttttatttttgtgataaaaatctttaaaaatgcatttttgtgaaaaatgcacattttagCCAAAAGTGAGATTTtggctaattaaattattttgagTAACAAATATTGGAATATGACCACTTAATTAAAATAGCAAagtctatttaatttaattagcctaggttaaaatttcaattaggaaaagtaataaaaaaatgacCATAATAGTAACTTTTTTGGAAAATTACCATTAGACTAGGTTAATTAACTTGAGCTAGATTAATTAGGGAATTAATCAAGAGGTAATTAGGCTTGCGATGGGCGGCAGCTAGGAGGGGTAAAAGAgtaattttgtgtttatttttaccACATATAAATAGGTAAAAAGTCTTCATTTGTTACAAACACTCTCTCTAAAAGCTATCTCCCTTCTCTCTAGTTGGCTGAGTATATCGTGTGATTCTCTCTTAATTTCTTTCATCAACTCCCACCTAAACACTCACATCTCATCTCATTCTTATATACACATAGCCTTAGATCACTTGAGTTGGGTTTGGTGCTAGTGAAAAAGCTAGAAATCAAAGGTAAGTCTTAACACTACTTtgttaaaatttgaatttttgttattAGTTGAGTTTGCATGTTAGTGTAAAATGATTTGTGGTATTATGGGGAGTACATAAATGTAGAGAAAAGACTAAGCAAGGGTTTGAAGAGCTAGAAGTCACCTAGAACACAACCAATGTCACCAAGAGGTATATGGTCACCTCCCATGAGTTTTTATTCAAAATTTTGTGAAACCTGCTGTGtttaatttatttgatattttaaattatattttgggactGAAATAATGTTTATTCACAGGCTGATCATGTATGCAAGAGTGTTTGTATATTTGTTAGAGTTGAAATCCAACATTGCATAGACAAAACTAtgattttgcaaaaaaaaaaaatatttaagtcTTAACTTCTAAGGGGTCAAGTTTATTGTGTATTGATCCGATTCTGGATTTTCTTGTTTGTATGATTAAGTTTGAGATGTGTAGATATTGATAACGTTTAGAAACAtgcaaaaataatttaaaatggcCAAGTTATGATTTTTTTACAAATTTTGTGTATAATCTGggaaattgttttttaaaaactgGGTAAACAACCGACTTTGAGTTATATTTTTCATAAGCaaatgattgatttttttttcttctgatttTAAGAATGAGCCTTATTTTGTTATTGTTAAATTAGCCTGTAaaatttcaaagaaaaataatgaataGGGTGAGAGTTATGGGTTTTCAAAGTTAGATAAAATTTCTGGAAATCTCAAAATAGCTTTTGGACAGTCAAGTTTGAAAATATGTTTTATTAAgtaaaaatggttcaaataaCCTAATTTTTGGTATGCATAACTTTTAAATATCCTAGTATAGGTCTATTAAATTTTAGACCTAAATAACAAACCAAAATGATTTTATGAACTTCCAAAGTTCACTAAAAAGATTGGTTTTTCTTTAGGCACATTTATAAGGGTTTTTTTTCCAGCTGTGGTCCCcattctttacactttgtaacacttaggtctcaaaagttgattttgtatcagcTAGGTCCCCAAcattttcaaatcgtatcatttatgtccctaaatgctatttttgtttttttgttctttgaaaacataaaaataataccaaataaatgatgaatcattcttaaaatatttagacgtttaatttatgacaatatcAAACATaacatgagaaaaaaaatatttaatggcatttttaaaaatatttaatatttttataaattaaataaattttttattataaaaatattcttacctacattattgttttataattaatattaataactgtattatctcgattatcttgatattatcaatttttattatgtttatgcttttttgtttcataatttttttaaacttaataatagtgtatataaagttatttatgtgtatatatatgattagttataagttatattatagaaaaaaattacaaaataaaaaaataaatatgcacattataaatattgaaaaTCACGTGATAattcagttattaatattaaaaatttgtagataaatttttttgaatgaaaaatttatttaatttataaaaccattaaatattttttaaaatatcatgaatttttttttcaatatcatATTtggtattgtcataaattaagttgtccaattttttttttaagattgattcaccattttttatattttatttatgtattttgaaataaaaatagcatttagggacctaaatgatacgatttgaaaagATTGAGACCTAATTTATACAAAATCAACTTTCAGaacctaagtgttacaaagtgtaaTGAATGAGGACTACAACTGAAAAAAAACTTGATTTGTAATAagatttttgaaaatagttttcaccaagtaaattttttttaatttttaatgaaattttGCAAGAAGTTTATTGGATTAGCCAAGTTTAATTCTGAAAAGTTTGAAGATCATTGGAGTTATAGTtcttaaaatataaaattttaaactaGGTTACCTACAACTTAAATTTATAAAGTTTATACTtgagaaaaataatggaaaataaTTCTAAGTATTTGGCTAAATGAAAGTGTAGCCTCCCAAAACTTCTAATAAGGGTTTATAGGTTGATTAGTGTGTGGGGAGGGCATAAGTGAAATCATgtggttttaattaaatatatatgtaattatgtgaattatatgagttatattatgatatatttgagatattcagcaTGAGTGAATCCTTTCGCGCattttagtgaaaaagtcacaacAGATTTACCCGGCTCGGAGTGAGCCAAATGTATTATGGTAATTTTACACATTTCGGGACTTATTGATCAATAATGTGTTTTATGGGAAATAATTGTATTTGATGGAATAGTTGATTAAATTGAAGATTTGAGGTACAATTTGAGGTTTAGAGGGAAATGGAGGCtaatgatgattttgcccttgggtatATTTTTGGAGAGGAATTATggagggagggcataatggtcttttgaccatgtgACTAGTGGAATATAGGCTAAGTATCAACAGGCAGTTGCCATTCACGTTCACACACACTCCCTCTTTCCTATGGTTCTTCAAGAACTCTCTCTCAAGAACATATACACAAAGGCTTAGCTCATGGCTTGAATTAAGGACTTTCTGGAGAGAATTGGAGCTATTGGAGGGAGTAGGAGCTGCCCAAGACACAAGTGCATCTAGGAATTTTTGAAATTCAGACGTATCATTGCCTATGTAGTATCCGCTTCTACTTGTAAGGGTATTTTGGCAATTTGGCTTGGGTCAAGGTattattgtagcgtcccaaatttgctaataagacttagggccttgattagcgtgttgggagggaaataattgatttaattatgctaatatgtgaattaaataattatgtgatcagaaatgcatgtttaggtgaattaaatatgcatgtgggccccatttggctaatATTTGTAGTTTTGGctagttgagggcataaatgtgatatatatttgtatgttgtACTTGATACCACAAGAGTGTGGTGATATATTCATAATGTGTGAtctgagatgatcctagggagcagattagctaaatggtcataacggggtcgaatacctggtTCGGGAGGagcgtaggggtattttgggaacatggATGGTGTTCAAGAATTACCGGGTAATGGGTGGTGATTTAGCGTTGTTTAGGTGTATcgaggattaaatggggatttataggaacactcgagtaTTTAACGGGATGTGGCAATTGATGAGTTTGCCCTTGGTGACACTAGAGGATTAGGATAGTCTTGAGGGAATTTTGGACTTTTGAGCTAGGGGATAAACTTAAACCTTAGGCAGCAGAGACTCTAAAGTCACTTGGAAGGAAACAGaactctctctaagctctcaacATTCTCTATCTcggttctctcttcctctctttgGTGCTTGGAGGCTTGAAGAATTTTTTAGGACATTAGGTTAAGGAATTGAAGGATTGGAGGCTTGAGGTGTTTGGGAGTTAGCTCAGGCCGAAATTATCACAGAGGTAAGAATTTTGTACTGAGTTTTCTAAGTTTTTGCTGTAATTTCTGGTATGATGGCTTAGGTTCAAGTTTGGTTGGACTTTTAGTGTTTGATGAGGGTAAGGAAATTGTTTCTGGATTGTCATGATGCCTAGGCTATGTGGATAGGAAATATAGACTCAATTCTGGGTTTATATGATGTTTTGGGTGTGAATTATGGAGTTAGGCTTGGGGAAAACGTAGAAAAATGCATTGAATTTCTAGGTTTTGAGGCTCGAGTTGTGACCCTGTTCATCAGGAGTCATGGCCCGTTAGAACGCAGAGGCCTGGGGGGCTCAGAAATTTGCCGAGGCGCCGCGGCGCAGGGTATAGCGCGTTGCGGCtcgtgtccttcagcagagagggcTTGGTCCTCTGACTTGTAGCGAGTTGTGGCCCTAGGGGGCGGGCTGCAACTCAAAATAGGAAAAAAAGGGAAATGAAGGTTTAAAGCtcgagaacccaaatgttaaggctcaagaaggattctactacccgatttagtagaattcaaggtcctggaggctagattaatattctgaagttcttatttggttaagagcttgatggatggttattatgaatgcattgtgactaggtttttgtcaaagctcggactaggggatcgtgctcgggatcgcagtaACCAATAAGCtcaggacataggtaagaaaactgttgtacccgtagagtagggcatggccctattgtttgtgttacaaggtgtaacaccctactaccttaaagTTGTTACTGtgtgagttataaatgtgccattagctcgctaatcgagattttaggttaaaagtgtgactaaattgaaataaaacttgtttaacaacattaataaaaaaaagatttggacattcatcgaaatcataaaaaatttatacacttgggatcccaaaatattgtttagaaaatgtattacaactcaggAATATAAATatggtcgacctaggcgacaaagcCGTTCATTACAGtacattcccaaaataaccctggccatgacagccaggtaggccgaacatgtacccgtcgctcaacgctctccgtactcatggttggttgacctttcctttgcccttacctgcaccatagagcacccgtgagccgaagcccagcaagaaaactcaacatataacatatcctATATCAATCCAACAATATACAACAAAACAGTCAACAGAATAAACACGTAGTGGCCTACGCCgacccaagtgctttaccaggccatgggttcgcggtcttcactgaACGGGTGGATACAtcacccttggagggtctcaccctagcggcctgcactcaaGCATGCTCAACATCGATCATGGAGCCTTGCCGTACCAAGCTTCTTGTCGTTCCCgtccttcgccgttctcggcctttactgttcccggccttcgccgttcattcataaataggcataacacaacataatattcatagatattcacacatatattaaacataaacattagtgccacgccctgaaacacaaacaatagggccatcccctgctctatgggtacaactgttttcttacctgtgtcccgagttgGTTGACtactgcgatcccgagcacgatcccctaacccGAGCTTTGTTGAAGACTTAGTCACAACGTATTCACAATAACCATACATCAAGacctaaaccaaataagaactttggaatattaatctagcctctgggaccttggattctactaaaccgggtagtaaaatccttcctgaACCTTAACAtctgggttcccgagcttaaaaccatCAAACGGTCATTATTTCACATTTGAGCTGCGACCCAGCCCTCAAGGGCCACGGCGCTCTCAAGTCAGAGGgacttcccaggatggtatagaatatcacagtcgtaatcctttaccaattccagccaatgcctctggcgcatattcagatccttctgagtaaagaagtacgtcaagctcttatggttggtgtatatttcacacttctcacctacaaataatgcctccaaacctttagtgaaaataccaccactcccaattctagatcatgtgtgggatacctctgctcatgctcctttaactgtctcgatgcgtaggctatcacctttctagcttgcatcaatacacaccccaaaccctatctggaagcatcacagtaaactacTATCTTCAAATTGTTtgacggcagactcaatactggagcggtgatcagtcgccgcttcaactccttgaaactattctcacacctatctgtccacacatacttagtatTCTTACGTGTCAATTCGGTCAAGGGTGTAGCTGttctagagaatccctcaacgaaccacccatccaatcccaagaaactcgtaatctctggtacactgctcggcctgggccaatctctcactgcctcaatattacttgggtccaccagaatcccctccttaccgaCAATATGGcacagaaatgttacttggggtaaccacaactcacacttgctgaatttagcatataacttgtgctctctcaactgTTGTAGTACTAGGCGAAGATGATGCTCGTGCTACGCCTCTgattgagagtacaccagtatgtcatcaatgaatacgatcacaaacttgtccagataatccctgAAGgtcctattcatcaagtccataaaggctgctggggcattggttaatccaaaggacatgaccagaaattcatagtgtccataacTTGTGCGGAAtacggtctttggtatgtcctcctctttaatccttaactggtggtagcctgaccgaaggtcaatcttggagaacactgtcttcccctgtagctggtcaaacaagtcatcaattctaggtagcgggtacttgttcgtaatggtcaacttgttcaactctatATAATCACTACACAATCTTaaggatccatcattcttcttgacgaacaacactggagcaccccatggcaaaatactcggtctgatgaatcccaaatccagtaactcctgaaACTGattcttcagttccttcaactctgctggagccattctataaggtgtcctagatactggttccgcccctggtgccaattctatgacgaactcgatctctcagtgtggtggcaaccctggtaggtCTGTTGGGAACACATTAGGAAATTCACATACTAATTTGGTCTCATCCGGTCCAACCAAAATAACTCTAGAAGTATCCaaaatgttcgctaggaatcctatgcaaccctcttccATTAGGtatctagccttcagtgccgaaatcataggtacttgcGGTCCACTCACTATCttcacaa from Humulus lupulus chromosome 5, drHumLupu1.1, whole genome shotgun sequence encodes the following:
- the LOC133777444 gene encoding uncharacterized protein LOC133777444 isoform X1, coding for MYFICPVLFNFYFYLLFICSIRIRKEIVGEEEERRERKNTTLKVVDVAVPEKEKMAYRRRQGITRASTFKEEIHYPFNDVVENHSSSTPSSSPSLAAKAIRASSALRETSFSFDRHRDRSKEFDAYGDGSPENESTTGFWGVLARKAKAILDDDDPGSQQHHISPKITSQSYNTSTQPQFPQQSEQSDENMKKGDNRKFRKGLNALTTSLNQLGDTFEKAFEEGRTIVENKTADIIQETRKLQMKRQGNNSESQYQAPYANNSWQQPQHHMQMQPTQPQNQTNHETQLRASRDVAMATAAKAKLLLRELKTIKADLAFAKERCSQLEEENKILRENREKGDHRADDDLIRLQLETLLAEKARLANENSTYARENRFLREIVEYHQLTMQDVVYLDEGSEEVTEVYPIAGSSGVSKMLSISPRSSTSDSLVPEEDSPTEDPQETKEIFPLNKQSKEAQDVLGDNEPPTSDLLVPVKEEPTKRPSESSN
- the LOC133777444 gene encoding uncharacterized protein LOC133777444 isoform X2, translated to MYFICPVLFNFYFYLLFICSIRIRKEIVGEEEERRERKNTTLKVVDVAVPEKEKMAYRRRQGITRASTFKEEIHYPFNDVVENHSSSTPSSSPSLAAKAIRASSALRETSFSFDRHRDRSKEFDAYGDGSPENESTTGFWGVLARKAKAILDDDDPGSQQHHISPKITSQSYNTSTQPQQSEQSDENMKKGDNRKFRKGLNALTTSLNQLGDTFEKAFEEGRTIVENKTADIIQETRKLQMKRQGNNSESQYQAPYANNSWQQPQHHMQMQPTQPQNQTNHETQLRASRDVAMATAAKAKLLLRELKTIKADLAFAKERCSQLEEENKILRENREKGDHRADDDLIRLQLETLLAEKARLANENSTYARENRFLREIVEYHQLTMQDVVYLDEGSEEVTEVYPIAGSSGVSKMLSISPRSSTSDSLVPEEDSPTEDPQETKEIFPLNKQSKEAQDVLGDNEPPTSDLLVPVKEEPTKRPSESSN